The following coding sequences lie in one Acidobacteriota bacterium genomic window:
- a CDS encoding sulfurtransferase TusA family protein, translating into MNADATIDTVGLYCPVPIIRTADRLSKMSPGETLEVLSDDRVILIDMPSWCRSNGHDYLGHRAEGSEMHVYVRKGAGRRGRDA; encoded by the coding sequence GTGAACGCCGACGCGACGATCGACACCGTGGGGCTGTACTGCCCCGTCCCGATCATCCGGACGGCGGACCGGCTCTCGAAGATGAGTCCGGGGGAGACGCTCGAGGTTCTCTCGGACGACCGCGTCATCCTGATCGACATGCCGTCGTGGTGCCGCTCGAACGGCCACGACTATCTGGGCCATCGGGCCGAGGGGAGCGAGATGCACGTCTACGTTCGCAAGGGAGCGGGAAGGCGCGGGCGCGATGCCTGA
- a CDS encoding thiamine biosynthesis protein produces the protein MPETTATPPRAAFGVGLMSGGLDSTLAAAILKEAGARVVGLNFSTGFCMTDHRRAIGRQGEDPRRLRNEALRAASDIDVEIRVIDVAEEYFEMVKAPKHGYGSKANPCIDCRIFMLERARQVMLDEGADFVFTGEVLGQRPFSQHMASLRLIEKETGLAGRLLRPLSAQYMPPTIPEKEGLIDRGRLLSIRGRSRRPQAELARRLGVVDYPQPSGGCCYLADENFARKFMDKLSHPAAEGKITRDEIILLKVGRHFRLGPATKVIVGRDEGENAFLERFAEGRWELRAAEHVGPVTIVEGDAGEEVLIEAARIAARYGDGRAESSVRIALKRGEERRLLDVPPALDAEIDSRRL, from the coding sequence ATGCCTGAGACGACGGCGACACCGCCGCGCGCCGCCTTCGGCGTCGGCCTGATGTCGGGAGGCCTCGACAGCACGCTCGCGGCCGCCATCCTGAAGGAGGCGGGGGCCAGGGTCGTCGGACTCAACTTCTCGACCGGCTTCTGCATGACCGATCATCGCCGGGCGATAGGCCGCCAGGGCGAGGACCCGCGCCGCCTTCGGAACGAGGCGCTCAGGGCCGCCTCGGACATCGACGTCGAGATCCGCGTGATCGACGTGGCGGAGGAGTACTTCGAGATGGTGAAGGCGCCGAAGCACGGGTACGGCTCGAAGGCCAACCCGTGCATCGACTGCCGCATCTTCATGCTCGAGAGGGCGCGCCAGGTGATGCTCGACGAGGGGGCCGACTTCGTCTTCACAGGCGAGGTCCTGGGCCAGCGCCCCTTCTCGCAGCACATGGCGTCGCTGCGCCTGATCGAGAAGGAGACCGGCCTCGCCGGGCGCCTCCTGCGCCCTCTCTCCGCCCAGTACATGCCGCCGACGATTCCCGAGAAGGAGGGGCTGATCGATCGGGGGCGCCTGCTGTCGATCCGCGGACGCTCGCGCCGCCCGCAGGCCGAGCTCGCCCGGCGCCTCGGCGTCGTCGACTACCCGCAGCCGTCGGGGGGGTGCTGCTACCTCGCGGACGAGAACTTCGCGCGGAAGTTCATGGACAAGCTCTCCCACCCGGCGGCGGAGGGGAAGATCACGCGCGACGAGATCATCCTCCTGAAGGTCGGGCGCCACTTCCGCCTCGGGCCGGCCACGAAGGTGATCGTGGGGCGCGACGAAGGGGAGAACGCCTTCCTCGAGCGCTTCGCGGAGGGGAGATGGGAGCTCCGGGCCGCCGAGCACGTCGGCCCCGTGACGATTGTCGAGGGGGACGCCGGCGAGGAGGTGCTGATCGAGGCGGCGAGGATCGCCGCGCGCTACGGCGACGGCCGCGCCGAATCCAGCGTGCGCATCGCGCTCAAGCGCGGGGAGGAGCGTCGGCTGCTCGACGTCCCCCCGGCGCTCGACGCCGAGATCGATTCCCGTCGTCTGTGA